In one Silene latifolia isolate original U9 population chromosome 10, ASM4854445v1, whole genome shotgun sequence genomic region, the following are encoded:
- the LOC141606737 gene encoding receptor-like protein EIX2 — translation MARISFLFVILLLQMFQSSVCANELESLGFIRCKKHELDALLKFKQSFIQDPKKLLSSWVGEDCCQWHGVTCDNVTHNVVKLNLRSQLPHNFNGFPCLPNPVISMVSSRVSSSLLELNLLTHLDLSGNNFSGSRVPDFIGSLRHLRYLNFSSAGFSSSLPPQLGNLTNLVHLDFYVDNDCVEQSHLYGEDLGWVSGLLKLQSLNMRGHNLSRAHDTFKVLSALPYLSALSLSNCGLDNSHLSKALIGNTSNSFFPTLQHLDLEDNHFEGPLPLVFKNMVSLQSLSLSYSNFNGSVPLWLRTLRHLEVLDLGYNQFSHVEGGIIGIMGNPCNFKYLDLSYTLINQGDIIEPSMSLSSCGAFDLEYLALSYDYSFEYIEPPNMNISLPSSLGQLTNLYYLDLSNNELKGQVPASFVNLSALKYLDLSCNQLRGLIPDDFIGQLNEIEHIDISSNSLQGTVLGIGNLSKLSYLDMNYNHLNLNLDSSFNWRSPFQLQTFNVHSCVINTVFPQFLRNQTQIVYLDLSYTNISGELPGWLWNLSSIQELHLSGNQLTGSLPQHVACDGLYGCSFKWLDLHNNLLTGTIPKWLGNLEDVAVIDLSSNQLTGAIFDGNNASSLFNIRNSLTVLDLSDNMLSGEIQFGKVQLDTHLGILSLRRNHFNGPIPSQICDFGSLLVLELAQNGLTGHIPRCLGSIGFSNSKIFISDTRLQIEEIVKGIVEVSTGTDGGSIIDLSSNYLVGSIPEELTNISALFALNLSYNHLTGHIPENIGNMKTVESLDLSNNHLSGTIPDSLSSISWLSKLNLSNNHLHGRIPTGRQLQTLDDPSIYANNSGLCGFPLNNCTEVDSPTRHAAGKDNVEKEDKYDKMWFILAVMSGVATGFWGVVGTLVIKRSWRESYFRYVENLADRIYVPIKVRVNRFKRRFDENS, via the exons ATGGCAAGAATCTCGTTTCTCTTTGTCATTCTTCTTTTGCAAATGTTCCAATCCTCAGTATGTGCCAATGAACTTGAATCATTAGGCTTCATAAGGTGCAAAAAGCATGAACTTGATGCACTATTGAAGTTCAAACAAAGTTTCATCCAAGATCCTAAGAAGCTCCTTTCTTCATGGGTTGGTGAAGATTGTTGTCAATGGCACGGAGTCACCTGCGACAATGTTACTCATAATGTTGTCAAGTTGAATCTCCGGAGTCAGCTGCCACATAACTTTAACGGTTTTCCATGTCTGCCCAATCCCGTCATTTCCATGGTATCTTCTAGAGTAAGTTCTTCTTTGCTCGAACTCAATCTCCTAACTCACTTGGACTTAAGTGGGAATAACTTTTCTGGAAGTCGAGTTCCAGATTTCATAGGATCTTTGAGGCATTTAAGGTATCTAAATTTCTCTTCAGCTGGCTTTTCTTCCTCCCTTCCTCCTCAACTTGGCAACCTCACAAATCTCGTACACCTTGATTTTTATGTTGACAATGACTGTGTTGAACAAAGTCATTTATATGGTGAAGATTTAGGTTGGGTATCTGGTCTTTTAAAATTGCAGTCTTTAAACATGCGCGGCCATAACCTCTCCCGAGCTCACGACACTTTTAAAGTGCTCAGCGCACTTCCTTATCTTTCAGCGCTTAGCCTATCTAATTGTGGATTAGATAACTCGCATTTATCTAAGGCATTAATAGGGAATACTTCTAATTCATTTTTCCCCACTcttcaacatcttgatcttgaggACAATCACTTTGAAGGTCCACTTCCACTTGTTTTTAAAAATATGGTTTCtcttcaatctctctctctcagTTACAGTAACTTTAATGGATCAGTTCCACTCTGGCTTAGAACCTTGAGGCATCTCGAAGTTCTTGATTTGGGTTACAATCAGTTTAGTCATGTGGAAGGTGGGATTATAGGGATTATGGGAAATCCTTGCAACTTCAAATACTTGGATTTGTCCTATACTTTAATTAACCAAGGAGATATCATAGAGCCTTCTATGAGTTTATCTAGTTGTGGTGCTTTTGACTTAGAATACCTTGCTCTATCATATGATTATTCGTTCGAATACATTGAACCGCCTAATATGAATATTAGTTTGCCGTCTTCATTGGGACAACTCACAAACTTATATTACCTCGATCTTTCAAACAATGAGCTCAAAGGTCAAGTTCCAGCAtcttttgtcaatttgtcagCATTGAAATATTTGGATTTGTCATGCAATCAGTTGAGGGGATTGATTCCGGATGATTTTATTGGACAATTAAACGAGATAGAGCATATAGATATTTCATCAAACTCCCTCCAAGGTACCGTTTTGGGCATTGGTAACCTCTCtaaattgtcgtatttggataTGAATTACAAccatcttaatcttaatcttgacTCGAGTTTCAACTGGCGATCTCCCTTTCAACTTCAAACTTTTAATGTTCATTCATGTGTGATAAACACGGTGTTTCCTCAATTTTTAAGGAATCAAACGCAAATTGTATACTTGGATCTTTCCTATACCAACATCTCTGGAGAATTGCCCGGATGGCTATGGAACTTGAGCTCTATTCAAGAATTACATCTTTCTGGCAATCAACTAACAG GATCCTTGCCGCAACATGTAGCTTGTGATGGGCTTTATGGTTGTAGCTTCAAGTGGCTGGACCTTCACAACAACCTTCTTACGGGGACAATACCTAAATGGCTGGGCAATTTAGAAGATGTTGCAGTGATTGATTTATCTTCCAATCAGCTAACAGGGGCGATTTTTGACGGAAATAATGCTTCATCACTTTTTAATATTAGAAACTCCTTAACGGTGCTTGACCTCAGTGACAACATGTTGTCAGGAGAGATACAATTTGGAAAGGTTCAACTGGATACTCATTTGGGAATCCTCAGTCTACGACGTAATCATTTTAATGGGCCCATTCCCTCACAGATCTGCGATTTTGGGTCTCTTCTAGTATTGGAACTTGCTCAGAATGGTTTGACAGGGCACATACCTCGATGTTTAGGCTCCATTGGTTTTAGCAATAGTAAAATTTTTATTAGTGATACACGCCTACAAATTGAAGAAATTGTCAAAGGAATAGTGGAAGTGTCCACTGGAACAGACGGGGGTTCCATCATCGACCTTTCCAGCAATTATTTAGTCGGTTCAATACCCGAGGAGCTCACAAACATATCCGCTTTGTTTGCGTTGAACTTGTCGTATAATCATCTTACAGGACACATCCCAGAAAATATAGGCAACATGAAGACGGTCGAATCTTTGGACTTGTCGAATAACCATCTTTCAGGGACTATACCAGATAGCTTGTCTTCCATATCATGGCTAAGCAAGTTGAATTTGTCCAACAACCACCTACATGGCCGAATTCCGACAGGTAGACAACTCCAAACTCTTGACGACCCATCTATCTATGCGAACAATTCTGGTTTATGCGGGTTTCCCTTGAACAATTGCACTGAAGTTGACTCGCCAACAAGGCATGCTGCCGGAAAAGATAATGTTGAGAAAGAAGATAAATATGATAAGATGTGGTTCATCCTAGCCGTAATGTCAGGTGTTGCTACCGGATTTTGGGGCGTGGTTGGAACTTTGGTGATAAAGAGGAGTTGGAGAGAATCTTACTTTCGGTATGTCGAGAACCTTGCTGATAGAATTTATGTACCAATCAAAGTGAGAGTTAACAGGTTCAAGAGAAGGTTTGACGAGAATTCCTAA